A stretch of Mucilaginibacter terrae DNA encodes these proteins:
- a CDS encoding two-component regulator propeller domain-containing protein, whose product MFCVFAAKSQHIKANFDKHTVKDGLSSNTVYDVIKDKYGFVWIATDDGLNRFDGTNFTFYRNKDNDTSSLRINYISSLYEDSLGQLWIGTSGGGFSLYNRKKDAFYNFNVTIDKEWISEAITGMMEDNKGNLWITSFDGLYRVQLKTRQVKHIQVKGLRQTEPMLCIYKDHRQRLWIGTQNGLVLFDAVSGKVTRFSHNDSDPNSLVNNNVLSITEDNTGNIWAGTLDGLSMLSPNLKSFRNYRKSNSSAGGLSNNYIHAIKADDKNQLWIGTDGGLNILDIKNQQFTVYHPNERNNGGINSESIRSIYFDNHGICWLGTYQGGLNKFDRNFTHFNHKQRNAFDHQGLSAAVVTSFAETADNNVFVGTDGGGLNLFRSKTGVFDHINITPSKTNIRPKLSIMGLEMANPQTLWISTYFDGLFAYNPQNGTYRQFVKERAPLGLSNNNIFCTHLDRNGNLWIGTDGGGVNMLDKKQQTIRYFINPSGNSEDSRYPANNVIRTIEEDGSGKIWIGTFGAGVSVYDPDSKRFVTYNKGNSQLPNNYVLTILKDHSGQIWVGTNGGGISLFNPQTGKFRTFSEKDGLANDIVHKILEDKQGKIWASTNQGLSSLDRQTFVITNYDAQNGLQNSPFVLGAGLVLTNGDIYFGGQNGINYFSPSDIRKNLRKPGIALVNLYVENKKVLPEENGPLTEPILYARKIEIRHKQSFAIEYVALNYTNPSQNQYEYKLRGFDKEWIRAGKSHKALYTNLSPGTYEFHVRAINNDGVSNEKARTITVVILPPFWLTPLAFFFYIAIVAGLIFYVRKKEIRKLRTQFLLEQERQQAKQMIEQERSAAEHAHMLDQMKIKFLTNLSHEFRTPISLIMGPVENLLAGDSPTQIKPQLELVRRNGRRLLNLVNQLLDFRKMEQGELTLNLSATDLRAFLKDTTDSFVDMAERKGVEYKVKLPQHTLKALLDVNKLERILFNLLSNAFKFTDEGGKVTIQINVLTVSKDTLNLFCQISDTGIGIAAEDLPNVFNRFYQTDNSAVINNQGSGIGLSIAKEFIRLHGGNIKAESEPGLGSTFSFEIPLSIAVNEVPVDLNDDFMPQQNIEAEEMEPAQKELPLILIIDDEADFRFYLKENLKQYYRIIEAPNGHKGWQLALSMHPDLIISDVSMPVMDGMALSRKLKKDKRTLHIPLIVLTASNQETDELMALESEANDFITKPFNFAILQTKIRNLLALNDKLKATYSRLIKITLDEVEVESEEEKFLKAVMLYIENNLNDPQLSVDGISREFRMSRGSFYNKILELTGLVPVKLINSVKLERAVQLIEKSDLNVAQIAYQVGFSAPNYFSKAFKEKYHMSPSEYIQSNRKRREKPVVSN is encoded by the coding sequence ATGTTTTGTGTTTTTGCTGCAAAATCACAGCATATTAAAGCAAACTTTGACAAACACACCGTAAAAGATGGATTGTCTTCTAACACCGTTTACGATGTTATTAAAGATAAATATGGTTTTGTGTGGATAGCAACAGATGATGGTCTTAACCGTTTTGACGGCACTAATTTTACTTTTTACCGCAATAAAGACAATGACACCAGCAGTTTGAGAATAAATTATATCAGTAGTTTATACGAGGACAGCTTAGGGCAGTTATGGATAGGCACCAGCGGGGGCGGTTTTAGCCTGTATAATCGTAAAAAAGATGCCTTTTACAATTTTAATGTTACAATTGATAAAGAGTGGATTAGTGAGGCAATTACCGGGATGATGGAAGACAATAAGGGAAATCTTTGGATTACCTCTTTTGATGGGCTTTACCGGGTGCAACTTAAAACGCGGCAGGTTAAACATATACAAGTAAAGGGACTTAGGCAAACAGAGCCGATGTTGTGTATTTACAAGGATCATCGTCAGCGGTTGTGGATAGGTACGCAAAATGGACTTGTATTATTTGATGCAGTTAGCGGCAAAGTCACGCGCTTTTCACATAACGATAGTGACCCCAATTCGCTGGTTAATAACAATGTGTTAAGTATAACCGAAGATAATACCGGCAATATATGGGCCGGTACCCTTGATGGTTTAAGTATGCTTTCACCCAACTTGAAGAGCTTTCGAAATTACCGCAAATCTAATTCGTCTGCAGGTGGGCTGAGTAACAATTATATCCATGCAATTAAAGCCGATGATAAAAATCAGCTATGGATCGGTACCGACGGCGGATTGAATATTCTTGACATCAAAAATCAACAATTTACTGTATACCACCCTAACGAACGCAATAATGGCGGGATCAATAGCGAATCCATCCGTTCTATTTACTTTGATAATCATGGTATATGCTGGTTGGGAACTTACCAGGGCGGTTTAAATAAGTTCGACCGAAACTTTACGCACTTTAATCACAAGCAACGAAATGCTTTTGATCATCAGGGCCTGAGTGCTGCAGTGGTTACATCGTTTGCCGAAACTGCGGATAATAATGTGTTTGTTGGCACCGACGGAGGCGGGCTGAATTTGTTTCGTTCAAAAACAGGGGTGTTTGATCATATCAATATTACACCATCAAAAACCAATATCCGGCCTAAATTATCGATCATGGGCCTTGAAATGGCTAATCCACAAACGCTTTGGATTTCTACCTACTTTGATGGTTTATTCGCCTATAATCCTCAAAATGGCACTTACCGTCAATTTGTTAAAGAAAGAGCACCGTTGGGGCTAAGCAACAACAATATATTTTGTACACATTTAGACCGCAATGGAAACTTATGGATTGGTACAGATGGCGGCGGGGTTAATATGCTTGATAAGAAACAGCAAACTATTCGCTATTTTATAAATCCAAGCGGTAACTCAGAAGACTCCCGTTATCCTGCTAATAACGTTATCCGCACTATTGAAGAAGACGGATCAGGAAAAATATGGATCGGTACATTTGGTGCTGGTGTTTCTGTTTATGATCCTGATAGTAAGCGGTTTGTTACTTATAATAAAGGTAATAGCCAACTTCCTAACAACTATGTGCTAACTATACTTAAAGACCATAGCGGGCAAATTTGGGTGGGTACCAATGGTGGTGGTATCAGCCTGTTCAATCCTCAAACAGGTAAATTCCGTACTTTTTCGGAAAAGGATGGTTTGGCCAACGACATCGTTCATAAAATATTAGAAGATAAACAAGGTAAGATATGGGCCAGTACCAACCAAGGCCTCAGCAGCCTTGACCGGCAAACATTTGTTATCACTAATTATGATGCGCAAAATGGTCTGCAAAACAGTCCTTTTGTACTTGGCGCTGGTCTTGTATTAACCAATGGCGATATCTACTTCGGCGGGCAAAATGGTATCAATTACTTCTCACCATCCGATATTAGAAAAAACCTGCGGAAACCCGGAATAGCCCTGGTTAACCTTTATGTTGAAAACAAGAAGGTGCTTCCCGAAGAAAACGGGCCTTTAACCGAACCCATACTTTATGCCCGCAAAATTGAGATAAGACATAAACAAAGCTTTGCAATAGAGTATGTAGCACTCAATTATACCAACCCATCTCAAAACCAATACGAGTACAAGTTAAGAGGCTTTGATAAGGAGTGGATACGTGCGGGTAAAAGTCATAAAGCTTTATATACCAATCTTAGCCCCGGAACATATGAATTTCATGTACGTGCAATTAATAACGACGGTGTTTCAAATGAAAAAGCCAGGACGATTACGGTAGTGATTTTACCGCCTTTTTGGTTAACACCCCTGGCGTTTTTCTTTTACATTGCTATTGTAGCAGGCTTAATTTTTTACGTTCGTAAAAAGGAAATACGCAAGCTAAGGACTCAGTTTTTATTAGAACAGGAAAGGCAGCAGGCCAAACAAATGATAGAGCAGGAGCGCTCTGCTGCAGAGCATGCGCACATGCTTGACCAGATGAAGATCAAGTTTTTAACTAACCTGAGCCACGAATTCAGAACTCCGATCTCGCTCATTATGGGGCCTGTAGAAAATTTGCTGGCCGGAGATTCGCCCACACAGATCAAACCACAACTGGAGTTAGTTAGACGAAATGGTCGTCGCTTGCTGAACCTTGTCAACCAGCTTCTTGATTTTAGAAAAATGGAACAAGGTGAGCTAACGCTAAATCTCAGCGCTACAGATTTACGTGCCTTTTTAAAAGATACTACCGATTCATTTGTTGACATGGCAGAAAGGAAGGGAGTTGAATACAAAGTAAAACTACCTCAACATACCCTTAAAGCCTTGTTGGACGTCAATAAATTGGAGCGCATTCTTTTCAATCTGTTATCTAATGCTTTTAAATTTACTGATGAAGGAGGAAAAGTAACTATACAGATTAATGTTTTAACCGTTTCTAAAGACACCTTGAATCTTTTTTGCCAGATTAGCGACACGGGCATTGGCATAGCTGCAGAAGATTTACCTAATGTTTTCAACAGGTTCTATCAAACTGATAACAGTGCGGTAATTAACAATCAGGGATCGGGTATAGGCCTTTCTATTGCAAAAGAGTTTATTCGCTTGCATGGTGGTAACATTAAAGCTGAAAGCGAACCGGGATTAGGCAGTACCTTCAGTTTCGAGATACCATTAAGTATAGCCGTTAATGAGGTTCCGGTAGATCTTAACGATGATTTTATGCCTCAGCAAAATATTGAAGCGGAGGAGATGGAGCCAGCACAAAAAGAGTTGCCGCTTATTTTGATAATAGATGATGAGGCCGACTTTAGGTTTTATCTAAAAGAAAACCTAAAGCAATATTACCGTATTATTGAGGCACCCAATGGCCATAAAGGATGGCAGTTGGCACTTTCTATGCATCCCGACCTTATTATTTCGGATGTAAGTATGCCGGTTATGGACGGTATGGCACTAAGCAGAAAACTTAAAAAAGACAAACGAACGCTGCACATCCCGTTAATCGTGCTTACGGCATCAAATCAGGAAACAGACGAATTGATGGCGTTAGAATCTGAAGCAAATGATTTTATAACCAAGCCGTTTAACTTTGCCATATTGCAAACCAAAATTCGCAATCTGCTTGCTCTTAATGATAAGTTAAAGGCTACCTATTCCCGACTTATTAAGATAACGCTTGATGAGGTAGAAGTAGAGTCGGAAGAAGAAAAGTTTTTGAAGGCTGTGATGTTATACATCGAAAATAACCTGAATGATCCACAGTTGTCGGTAGACGGCATAAGCCGTGAATTTCGTATGAGCCGGGGCTCATTTTATAACAAGATATTGGAACTTACAGGCTTAGTCCCGGTAAAATTGATAAACTCGGTAAAATTAGAGAGAGCCGTACAACTCATTGAAAAAAGTGATTTGAACGTAGCGCAGATCGCATATCAGGTTGGATTTTCGGCACCGAATTATTTTTCAAAAGCCTTTAAAGAAAAATACCACATGTCTCCTTCTGAATATATTCAAAGCAACCGGAAACGTAGGGAAAAGCCCGTGGTCTCTAATTGA